A genomic segment from Neodiprion lecontei isolate iyNeoLeco1 chromosome 1, iyNeoLeco1.1, whole genome shotgun sequence encodes:
- the LOC107223464 gene encoding POU domain protein CF1A: MAATTYMPVSSAVSAELDGGSGSGIGMNIAVGGYSSGSPRSAADAGEMKYMPAPQHHHHHHHHHQVSSSPTPNGLSHPASLSSANPWVSLQPGSDPWAASMGMHHTSHHSHHHPHQANASLDVKPLAAASANDSVQGMHHRGPHQSPGMASPHSWHAPVVPSAHYNPSGGAASPTTLQQYHAAMNGMLHQHPHQHPHQLHNHQAGLPHHLRDAHNHSPPTGHPLHPGHPLDRDHSAGEEDTPTSDDLEAFAKQFKQRRIKLGFTQADVGLALGTLYGNVFSQTTICRFEALQLSFKNMCKLKPLLQKWLEEADSTTGSPTSIDKIAAQGRKRKKRTSIEVSVKGALEQHFHKQPKPSAQEITSLADSLQLEKEVVRVWFCNRRQKEKRMTPPNTLGDGMMEGMPPGHQGQGGIHQGYHPQDHLHGSPMGHSHSPPMLSPQGLTAHSLTAH, translated from the coding sequence ATGGCTGCTACCACGTACATGCCTGTTAGTAGCGCAGTGTCAGCTGAGCTGGATGGTGGTTCCGGATCCGGGATCGGGATGAACATCGCAGTGGGTGGCTACTCCTCGGGTTCGCCCCGCAGCGCCGCCGACGCCGGGGAGATGAAATACATGCCGGCACCTCAGCACCACCATCatcaccaccatcaccaccaggTCTCGTCCTCGCCGACGCCTAACGGTCTCTCGCATCCCGCGAGCCTCAGCTCGGCGAACCCCTGGGTCAGCCTCCAGCCCGGAAGCGATCCTTGGGCGGCGTCGATGGGGATGCACCACACCTCGCACCACTCCCATCACCACCCTCACCAGGCGAACGCGAGCCTCGACGTGAAGCCCTTGGCCGCGGCCTCCGCCAACGACTCCGTCCAAGGGATGCACCATCGGGGTCCTCACCAGTCGCCGGGGATGGCCTCGCCGCACTCTTGGCACGCGCCCGTCGTTCCCTCGGCCCATTACAACCCCAGCGGCGGGGCCGCGTCGCCGACTACCCTCCAGCAGTACCACGCCGCGATGAACGGCATGCTGCACCAGCACCCCCATCAGCACCCGCACCAGCTTCACAATCATCAAGCGGGACTTCCGCATCATTTACGGGACGCCCACAATCACAGTCCACCCACGGGGCATCCCCTTCATCCCGGCCATCCGCTCGACAGGGATCACAGCGCCGGCGAGGAGGACACGCCGACATCCGACGACCTCGAGGCATTCGCCAAACAGTTCAAACAGAGGAGGATCAAGCTCGGGTTCACCCAGGCCGACGTCGGCCTCGCGCTGGGTACGCTCTACGGCAACGTGTTCTCCCAAACGACGATATGCAGGTTCGAGGCGCTGCAGTTGTCCTTCAAGAACATGTGCAAGCTGAAACCTCTGCTGCAGAAGTGGCTCGAGGAGGCCGACTCGACGACGGGCTCGCCGACGAGCATCGACAAGATCGCCGCCCAGGGTAGAAAGCGGAAAAAGCGGACGTCGATCGAGGTTTCGGTAAAGGGAGCCCTCGAGCAGCACTTTCACAAACAGCCGAAGCCGTCGGCTCAGGAGATAACCTCGCTGGCCGACAGTCTCCAGCTGGAGAAGGAAGTTGTCAGGGTGTGGTTCTGCAATCGACGGCAAAAGGAGAAGCGGATGACGCCGCCGAACACCCTTGGCGACGGCATGATGGAGGGAATGCCACCCGGGCACCAAGGCCAGGGCGGCATCCACCAGGGCTACCATCCCCAGGATCATCTTCACGGATCACCGATGGGCCACAGTCACAGTCCCCCGATGCTCAGCCCTCAGGGCCTTACGGCACATTCCCTTACGGCCCACTAG